A section of the Solitalea canadensis DSM 3403 genome encodes:
- a CDS encoding site-specific recombinase: MHTLEESLHYIKQYPKEAGVDELVDLVDAIRPRKVSESASSQLALNKIIQLFKNNKELLDHFKLFIKRVVHSKNQIRLFTELGISANQSFFSELFRRFNEKILPATVDKDELLSVVVDVFHRSDDYIWIEAIDPKTWRELFELLGFETNKNKFVADEFYPSLYSSVQIIASRITSLGLEPEIIVRLPHIESYNSSFQAISYEVNKFVEEATTPDAEKETVIQHCKHIKVLLNQCRSAVEQVRRNQKKEGVSISLAYLLLRIDQNIERLLRILGSMMAEKKEERLTFSVQLFTGMVRYENQKRGIRRHIRANTEMLAYQVVEHTGQTGEHYITNTPKEYFHFLKQSMGGGLIISFTTWIKFLLHFKVAPLVQGLLYSLNYSLSFILIFVTHSTLATKQPSMTASALASALDDKKHQSIDLENTAELIVKLSRSQFVSFLGNLIIVIPLPYFIAWAYHYLTGQLIVNEATAIKTIQSIDPVNSLSVLYASITGMFLFVSGIINGYYDNMIHYGNVAERIRNYKLLQQYFSKEKLNKISLYVEKNFGGLMGNLFLGFFLGYAGVFGEITGLPFDIRHVTLAGGGFAMAFYTVGDYISVDTILSSLIGIFLIGLMNFLVSFSLSLFVALRSRKVNFSQTGALLNRVFAHFLAKPMDFFYPPRKRNLSLSPEESTSIHE; this comes from the coding sequence ATGCATACATTAGAAGAATCATTACACTATATAAAACAATATCCCAAGGAAGCAGGTGTCGACGAATTAGTTGACCTTGTTGATGCAATACGCCCTCGAAAAGTAAGTGAATCTGCCTCTTCCCAGCTTGCCCTAAACAAGATAATACAACTGTTTAAGAATAATAAAGAATTACTGGATCATTTTAAGCTGTTTATTAAGCGGGTTGTTCATTCTAAAAACCAGATAAGATTATTCACTGAACTTGGAATATCAGCAAATCAGAGTTTCTTTTCTGAATTATTCAGGCGCTTTAATGAAAAGATATTACCGGCAACAGTTGATAAGGATGAATTATTGAGTGTTGTTGTAGATGTGTTTCACCGAAGTGATGATTACATCTGGATTGAGGCAATTGATCCAAAAACCTGGAGAGAATTATTTGAGTTGTTGGGTTTTGAAACCAACAAGAATAAATTTGTAGCAGATGAATTTTATCCTTCATTGTATTCTTCAGTGCAGATCATTGCCAGTAGAATTACTTCGTTGGGTTTGGAGCCCGAAATCATTGTTCGGTTGCCACATATTGAAAGCTACAACTCATCATTTCAGGCAATTTCTTATGAAGTAAACAAGTTTGTGGAAGAGGCCACTACACCTGATGCAGAAAAGGAAACAGTGATTCAGCATTGCAAGCATATTAAAGTGTTGTTAAATCAATGCCGAAGTGCTGTTGAACAAGTGCGACGAAATCAGAAGAAAGAAGGTGTAAGTATTAGTCTTGCTTATTTATTACTTCGTATTGATCAAAATATTGAGCGATTGCTGCGAATTCTAGGATCGATGATGGCCGAAAAGAAGGAAGAACGTTTAACCTTTTCAGTACAGCTGTTTACCGGCATGGTGCGTTATGAAAATCAGAAAAGAGGAATTCGTCGTCATATAAGGGCAAACACTGAAATGTTAGCCTACCAAGTTGTTGAACATACGGGGCAAACCGGTGAACATTACATTACCAATACACCTAAAGAGTATTTTCATTTCCTCAAGCAATCCATGGGAGGAGGACTTATTATTTCATTTACAACATGGATTAAGTTCTTACTTCATTTCAAGGTGGCGCCATTAGTTCAGGGTTTGTTATACAGTCTGAATTACTCGTTGAGTTTTATTTTGATTTTCGTTACACACTCAACACTTGCAACAAAACAACCATCTATGACAGCATCCGCTCTGGCAAGTGCATTGGATGATAAAAAGCACCAGTCAATAGATCTTGAGAACACTGCCGAACTGATTGTCAAACTTTCCAGAAGCCAGTTTGTTTCGTTTCTTGGGAACCTAATCATTGTAATCCCATTGCCTTATTTTATTGCATGGGCATATCATTATTTAACCGGACAGCTGATTGTTAATGAAGCGACAGCTATAAAAACAATACAGAGCATTGATCCGGTAAATTCGCTTTCGGTTCTTTATGCAAGTATTACAGGCATGTTCTTATTTGTCTCTGGAATTATTAATGGTTATTACGACAACATGATTCATTATGGAAATGTTGCTGAACGTATCCGGAATTATAAGTTATTGCAGCAATATTTTTCTAAAGAAAAACTGAACAAGATCAGTTTATATGTAGAGAAAAATTTTGGAGGATTGATGGGGAACCTATTTTTGGGCTTCTTTTTAGGTTATGCCGGTGTTTTTGGAGAGATAACGGGATTGCCATTTGATATCCGACATGTTACCTTGGCTGGAGGCGGCTTTGCAATGGCATTCTATACGGTAGGAGATTACATTTCTGTGGATACCATACTTTCCTCTTTGATTGGTATATTTCTAATCGGACTGATGAACTTCCTGGTAAGCTTCAGTTTGTCGTTGTTTGTTGCACTTCGATCAAGAAAAGTAAACTTTAGTCAGACAGGTGCATTATTAAATCGTGTTTTTGCACATTTTTTGGCCAAACCGATGGATTTCTTTTATCCGCCTCGAAAAAGAAATTTATCTTTGAGCCCTGAAGAATCAACATCAATTCATGAATAA
- the fcl gene encoding GDP-L-fucose synthase, translated as MNKNSKIYVAGHRGMVGSAIYRKLQKEGYLNLITRTSSALDLRDSVAVAAFFKEEKPEFVFLAAAKVGGIVANNTYRADFIYENLCIQNNVIHQSYLNGVEKLMFLGSSCIYPKLAPQPLKEEYLLTGLLESTNEPYAIAKIAGIKMCEAYRAQYGCNFISVMPTNLYGPNDNYDLEKSHVLPALIRKFHEAKKNKQPEVEIWGTGSPKREFLFADDLADACYYLMQNYDGVDFLNIGTGHDLSIKELALLVKDIVGYEGELTFNTSKPDGTPRKLMDVSKLHSLGWKHTIELPEGIKLAYQDFLSKQ; from the coding sequence ATGAATAAAAACTCAAAAATATATGTGGCTGGCCATCGTGGGATGGTTGGTTCTGCGATTTATCGCAAATTGCAAAAAGAAGGGTATTTAAATCTTATTACTCGAACATCTTCAGCGTTAGATTTAAGAGATAGTGTAGCCGTTGCTGCTTTCTTTAAGGAAGAGAAGCCTGAATTTGTTTTTTTAGCAGCCGCAAAGGTTGGAGGTATTGTAGCCAACAATACGTATCGCGCTGATTTTATTTATGAAAATCTGTGTATTCAGAATAATGTAATTCATCAATCCTACTTAAATGGTGTGGAGAAGTTGATGTTCCTGGGTTCATCATGTATTTATCCGAAGTTAGCTCCTCAACCATTGAAAGAAGAATATCTCTTAACTGGATTGTTGGAATCAACGAATGAGCCTTACGCAATAGCTAAAATTGCAGGTATAAAAATGTGTGAAGCTTACAGAGCGCAGTATGGTTGCAATTTTATTTCGGTAATGCCAACAAATTTATACGGGCCGAATGATAATTACGATCTGGAGAAATCACATGTGTTACCGGCATTAATTCGTAAATTTCATGAAGCCAAAAAGAATAAACAACCGGAAGTAGAGATTTGGGGTACAGGGTCACCTAAGCGTGAATTCTTATTTGCTGATGATCTTGCAGACGCATGTTATTACTTGATGCAAAATTATGACGGAGTTGATTTCTTAAACATTGGAACCGGTCATGATTTGAGTATTAAAGAACTTGCTTTATTGGTAAAAGATATTGTTGGTTACGAAGGCGAACTAACCTTCAATACTTCAAAACCGGATGGTACTCCACGCAAGCTTATGGATGTTAGTAAACTTCATTCATTGGGATGGAAACACACCATTGAATTGCCCGAAGGAATTAAACTTGCTTACCAGGATTTCTTGTCAAAGCAATAA
- a CDS encoding HAD family hydrolase, whose product MAIKVVAFDADDTLWINEPYFQEIEKKFCELLEDYIPHHTVSQELFKTEMQNLALYGYGVKGFMLSMIETALRISNKTISIDIVEKAIAYGKDLLEKPIELLDGVEETIKALKKDYRLVVATKGDLLDQERKLKKSGLSHYFHHIEIMSDKQEADYHKLIKHLDIKPEEMLMIGNSLKSDVLPVISIGGHAIHVPYHTTWAHEKIDHNIEHQNFKQVSSINEVLPFLLS is encoded by the coding sequence ATGGCTATAAAAGTAGTTGCATTTGATGCAGATGATACATTATGGATAAACGAACCCTATTTTCAGGAGATTGAAAAGAAGTTCTGCGAACTACTCGAAGATTATATTCCTCATCATACAGTTTCACAAGAGCTGTTTAAAACCGAAATGCAGAACCTGGCTTTGTACGGTTATGGTGTTAAAGGTTTCATGCTTTCTATGATTGAAACTGCGCTAAGAATTTCAAATAAGACGATTAGTATTGATATTGTCGAAAAGGCTATAGCTTATGGTAAAGATCTTTTAGAAAAACCGATTGAACTGTTAGATGGTGTAGAAGAAACCATCAAGGCATTAAAAAAGGATTACCGACTGGTTGTTGCGACAAAAGGAGACTTGTTAGATCAGGAGCGAAAACTTAAGAAATCTGGTTTATCTCATTATTTTCATCATATTGAAATAATGTCTGATAAGCAAGAGGCCGATTACCATAAACTGATTAAACATCTTGATATAAAGCCGGAAGAGATGCTGATGATTGGAAATTCATTAAAATCTGATGTGCTGCCGGTAATAAGTATAGGAGGGCACGCGATTCATGTTCCCTATCACACAACATGGGCACATGAAAAAATAGACCATAACATTGAACATCAAAACTTTAAACAGGTAAGTTCTATTAATGAGGTTCTGCCATTTTTACTGTCATGA
- a CDS encoding chloramphenicol acetyltransferase — MRKLLVINNWARKEHFNLFKKFEEPFFGVCIDIDCTYAYRNAKEDGVSFFLYYLHKSIVAANEIESFRYRIVGDDVFIYDEIHASSTVNRPDGTFGFSYIQYKRQFDEFLAVATEEVDKVRNSKELIPSAAHNNIIHYSSLPWLRFTSLSHARSFSINDSIPKVSFGKMTEENGKRIMPVSIHVHHALMDGYDVGLYVDRFQQLMNEGF; from the coding sequence ATGAGAAAATTATTAGTTATAAATAACTGGGCAAGGAAAGAACATTTTAACTTGTTCAAAAAGTTTGAAGAACCATTTTTTGGAGTCTGTATCGATATTGATTGCACTTATGCATATAGAAATGCTAAAGAAGATGGAGTTTCTTTTTTTCTGTATTACCTGCATAAATCCATTGTTGCAGCCAATGAGATTGAATCATTTAGGTATAGGATTGTTGGTGATGATGTTTTCATCTACGATGAAATTCACGCCTCTTCTACTGTTAATCGTCCCGATGGGACTTTTGGCTTTTCCTACATTCAATATAAAAGACAATTTGATGAGTTTTTAGCTGTCGCAACGGAAGAAGTAGACAAAGTAAGGAACAGCAAAGAATTGATACCAAGTGCAGCACACAATAACATTATTCACTATTCTTCGCTCCCGTGGTTACGTTTTACGTCGCTTTCGCATGCTAGAAGCTTTTCAATAAACGATAGCATACCGAAGGTTTCTTTTGGTAAAATGACCGAGGAAAACGGGAAGAGAATTATGCCGGTATCCATTCACGTGCATCATGCATTAATGGACGGTTATGATGTAGGACTTTATGTTGATCGTTTCCAGCAATTGATGAATGAAGGTTTTTAG
- a CDS encoding phage holin family protein: MDEQKEQLDTLLENLKDYASLKARIISLTVADTTANLLANLITNAAVLLFVLLFCLFGSVALGLWLGQELNNHALGFLIVAGIYLFFGLIIFLIKEKYLEKPLINTVIRNLFKNSGDDKTNN; this comes from the coding sequence ATGGACGAACAAAAAGAACAACTTGATACGCTCTTAGAAAACTTAAAGGATTATGCTTCGCTGAAAGCGAGAATTATCTCATTAACAGTAGCTGATACTACCGCAAATTTACTTGCCAACCTCATCACCAATGCCGCAGTACTATTATTTGTATTATTGTTCTGCTTGTTTGGCAGTGTTGCGTTAGGCCTCTGGCTTGGACAAGAGTTGAATAATCATGCATTAGGCTTTCTAATAGTTGCAGGCATATACCTTTTCTTCGGATTAATCATCTTCTTAATTAAAGAAAAGTATCTGGAGAAACCATTAATCAATACGGTGATCAGGAATTTATTTAAAAACAGCGGCGATGATAAGACTAACAACTAA
- a CDS encoding YtxH domain-containing protein, with amino-acid sequence MNENTKTMLAFFAGLAVGATLGILLAPEKGSDLREKLGDSLKKTGDDILDKINTTIDSAKSRFSHKVQQASDELGV; translated from the coding sequence ATGAATGAGAACACAAAAACGATGCTGGCATTTTTTGCCGGTTTAGCAGTAGGAGCTACCCTTGGGATTCTGTTAGCACCTGAAAAAGGTTCAGATTTACGTGAAAAACTGGGTGATTCATTAAAAAAAACAGGTGATGATATCCTTGATAAAATCAACACCACTATTGACTCAGCTAAGAGTCGCTTTTCTCACAAAGTGCAACAAGCTTCAGACGAGCTTGGCGTTTAA
- a CDS encoding AI-2E family transporter gives MSLYTLKERNNIILIILLALGIFLFYATLDIIGALLGAVIFYTIFRPMHKYLVEKKGWRAGLSSIFIIILSFFIIVLPFFFTITMIVNKIQAFSEDTQYIKQLLANIDKFAAEKLKQPHLINDIFLKAQTVAVSVFSSVLGRVGTVLLEVSIMYFLLYFMFANYRVFENALMKYSPLSKSNSIRFGKEIENMTYSNVLGQGFIAFVQGTLLTIGFYIFHIQDAIFWGTITIFLSFLPVVGAPLIFVPAAIIQISNGDTFSGVGILIWGFVLITNIDNVLRFFISKKFADTHPIIVIVGVIIGIPIFGILGLVYGPLLISSFIILANIYATNREIIREEESI, from the coding sequence ATGTCACTTTATACATTAAAAGAACGAAACAATATTATTTTAATAATACTCCTGGCATTAGGTATTTTTTTATTCTATGCTACATTAGATATTATTGGAGCTCTTTTAGGGGCAGTTATCTTTTATACCATTTTTAGACCAATGCATAAATATTTGGTTGAGAAAAAAGGCTGGCGTGCCGGATTGTCGTCCATCTTTATAATTATACTTTCCTTTTTTATCATTGTGCTTCCTTTCTTCTTCACTATTACTATGATTGTGAATAAGATACAAGCTTTTAGTGAGGATACTCAGTACATAAAACAACTTTTGGCAAATATCGACAAGTTTGCAGCCGAAAAATTAAAACAGCCACATCTTATAAATGATATCTTTCTTAAAGCTCAAACTGTAGCTGTCAGTGTCTTTTCCAGTGTTTTGGGTCGTGTAGGTACTGTCTTATTGGAAGTTTCTATTATGTACTTCTTGCTTTATTTTATGTTTGCTAACTATAGGGTTTTTGAAAATGCACTAATGAAATACTCTCCTCTTTCCAAATCAAATAGTATCAGATTTGGAAAAGAAATTGAAAACATGACTTATTCGAATGTTTTGGGGCAAGGCTTTATCGCTTTTGTACAGGGAACTTTATTAACTATTGGTTTTTACATTTTTCATATTCAGGATGCAATATTTTGGGGAACAATTACCATCTTTTTGTCATTTCTTCCGGTGGTAGGGGCTCCATTAATTTTTGTACCTGCCGCTATTATTCAAATTTCGAACGGCGATACGTTTTCAGGAGTTGGAATACTAATCTGGGGGTTTGTACTGATCACCAATATTGATAATGTTTTACGCTTTTTTATTTCGAAAAAGTTTGCCGATACACATCCTATTATAGTAATTGTAGGGGTAATTATTGGTATTCCAATATTCGGTATCTTGGGTTTGGTCTATGGACCATTACTTATTTCTAGCTTTATTATCCTGGCAAATATTTATGCTACAAACCGCGAAATAATCAGGGAAGAAGAGTCAATTTGA
- a CDS encoding OmpA family protein, with product MKKSKFLTLFFAAAAVSPAIAQDGGSKVFGGAKQFRTWQLGINAGVATPFVFLGGHNDYNKPDYNFGYGAYIQKQITPAFGLKLDYQGGKVSGSYDPDENNQGKPAFNDFSTKINYAASLQAQIDLTSLLLKRDSKVALYVQGGYGLTGYKPDGNKRTEQFIPVGGGLKFKLTEGINLDLGYTMNFLDADNLDRTWFGPSNDKWSYGYAGLNFALGSKSKKNLDWVNPYALMYDELKDNELRQEVETLKSRVAATEGDVSNIKKDADGDGVSDVFDKEPNTPAGNVVDGAGRTIVFPKTVSKPKVEDKIAQWNADFKNILFDTGKATIRPESLSILEKAANEMAEYPQYKFYVDGYTDNVGNAKTNKTLSQKRAAAVAQALKNNGVEASRIKSRGFGSEKPKCSNKTTEGKQCNRRVEIKLQ from the coding sequence ATGAAAAAATCTAAATTTTTAACTCTCTTCTTTGCGGCTGCGGCAGTTTCTCCTGCTATAGCGCAAGATGGTGGCTCCAAAGTGTTTGGTGGGGCCAAACAATTCAGAACATGGCAATTAGGAATTAATGCCGGTGTTGCTACTCCTTTCGTTTTCTTAGGCGGTCATAATGACTATAACAAACCGGATTACAATTTTGGTTATGGAGCCTACATTCAGAAGCAAATCACACCTGCTTTCGGACTAAAACTTGACTATCAAGGCGGCAAGGTTTCCGGAAGCTATGATCCTGATGAAAACAATCAGGGAAAACCAGCATTTAATGATTTCTCTACCAAGATCAACTATGCCGCTTCATTACAAGCTCAAATTGATTTAACCAGCTTATTATTAAAACGTGATAGCAAAGTTGCGTTATATGTACAAGGTGGTTACGGTTTAACTGGATATAAACCAGATGGCAACAAACGTACTGAGCAGTTTATCCCAGTTGGTGGTGGTTTGAAATTCAAATTAACTGAAGGTATTAACTTAGATTTAGGTTATACCATGAATTTCTTAGATGCTGACAACTTAGACAGAACTTGGTTTGGTCCGTCTAACGACAAGTGGTCATACGGTTATGCAGGTTTGAACTTTGCATTAGGCAGCAAATCTAAGAAAAACTTAGATTGGGTTAACCCATATGCATTGATGTATGATGAGTTGAAAGACAACGAATTACGCCAAGAAGTTGAAACTCTTAAATCTCGTGTAGCTGCTACTGAAGGTGATGTTTCTAACATTAAGAAAGATGCTGACGGTGACGGTGTATCTGATGTATTTGACAAAGAGCCTAACACTCCAGCTGGTAATGTTGTTGACGGTGCGGGTCGTACTATTGTATTCCCAAAAACTGTTTCTAAACCTAAAGTTGAAGACAAAATAGCTCAATGGAATGCTGACTTTAAAAACATCTTATTTGATACTGGCAAAGCGACCATTCGCCCTGAATCATTATCAATTTTAGAAAAAGCAGCAAACGAAATGGCAGAGTACCCTCAATATAAATTTTACGTTGATGGTTATACAGATAATGTGGGTAATGCAAAAACGAACAAAACACTTTCACAGAAACGTGCTGCAGCAGTAGCTCAGGCACTTAAGAACAATGGCGTTGAAGCAAGTCGTATTAAATCTCGTGGTTTTGGTTCTGAAAAACCTAAATGCAGCAACAAAACTACAGAAGGTAAACAATGTAATCGTCGTGTTGAGATTAAATTACAATAA
- a CDS encoding PAS domain S-box protein — protein sequence MHDRILDIARLDTLNYESQQNLIYSALAGRFIHIILVSMAIAIAFLTVILAFVDYSIKRDITTPIVGVALFCAGLFDVFHILSATQLMSITTELVDISSFTWLLSSGYHAIILIIGTGMFLIMRGVGKTNDESSNTRFVTFISLIFILLTFLTINVLLNMKRLPVSAMSGKFYTHPADGVPLLLYFIALVFVFPKFYERYPSKFSLTLILSLFPAIFTQLHMAFSSQVFDNHFMIAHFMKLVTYVIPFCGLGLNYLETLRNEKQMVSSLHQVAEERKKAEELISGVLNSSTYGIIAFESIRNIDGKLIDFRAIVTNPVAEYLLRKLYKYPFEGELRGRTLTEIFFSPDDSELFPEYIKVVETDSLFESQHFSTTLKRWFYINAVKYRDGFVIVFDDITEIKENEIELKESKNFIEKIANNTPTGIMVIDINNLKPIYCNKELPQILGVNELDLYNADENVVRSIINPDNLSSFEDYTGRLFNIAEGQVVENEYRFKHRSGEWRWLYSRQVVFKTDTEGNTTQVLSVVQDITERKLNQAKILKSEHKYRSLFEQSRDVIFIINRDGDVIDINQSAVGLLGKSLGELKVLNLSSFFYLKTDWLDFQQQLTQRGSVSDMEVILTKPDGQRIYALITASAQYDNEGRSIFFQGIIHDITDLKRTEQARLLSQKLDATERVARTIAHEVRNPLTNVNLALEQLKLEISTDDDAYEFYFDIIQRNCKRINVLITQLLNSTRAEYLELKDRALNKLIDETLELAIDRIQLNEIRVIKEYMTPDCEIAVDAEKIKIALLNIIINAIEAMAPQKGVLIIKTTCNNDDAIIEISDNGVGIKQENIGKLFEPFYTEKQNGSGLGLTSTQNIILTHAGTIDVESQLGKGTKFTVKFKIS from the coding sequence ATGCATGATCGCATTCTGGACATTGCACGTTTAGATACTCTTAATTACGAAAGCCAACAGAACCTGATATACAGCGCACTTGCAGGTAGGTTTATTCACATAATACTGGTTAGCATGGCCATAGCCATTGCTTTTTTAACTGTAATATTAGCTTTTGTTGATTATAGCATTAAAAGAGATATAACAACCCCTATTGTTGGGGTTGCTTTATTTTGTGCTGGCCTATTTGATGTGTTCCATATATTGTCGGCCACACAATTAATGTCAATTACTACCGAACTGGTCGATATCTCGTCCTTTACATGGTTATTAAGTAGTGGTTATCACGCTATTATTCTCATCATCGGTACAGGGATGTTTTTAATAATGCGTGGTGTAGGCAAAACTAACGATGAATCTTCAAATACACGTTTTGTAACATTTATCAGCCTCATATTTATCCTGCTTACATTTTTAACCATTAATGTACTTTTAAATATGAAACGTTTGCCTGTTTCAGCAATGAGCGGCAAGTTTTACACGCACCCAGCCGATGGAGTTCCTTTATTACTTTACTTCATCGCATTAGTGTTTGTATTTCCAAAGTTTTATGAACGCTATCCTTCCAAGTTCTCTCTTACTCTTATATTGAGTTTGTTCCCTGCCATATTTACACAATTACATATGGCCTTTAGTTCACAGGTGTTTGACAATCATTTTATGATAGCCCATTTCATGAAGCTAGTAACATATGTTATTCCGTTTTGTGGGTTAGGCCTAAACTACCTGGAAACACTCCGAAACGAAAAGCAAATGGTAAGTAGTTTACACCAGGTAGCCGAGGAACGAAAAAAAGCAGAAGAATTAATCAGCGGAGTATTAAACAGTTCAACCTATGGCATTATCGCATTTGAATCGATTCGTAATATTGATGGAAAACTGATTGATTTCAGAGCAATTGTAACTAATCCTGTTGCTGAATATTTACTTCGTAAACTATATAAATATCCCTTTGAAGGAGAATTAAGAGGACGCACACTTACAGAAATATTTTTCAGCCCCGATGATTCAGAACTTTTCCCCGAATATATTAAAGTTGTAGAAACCGACTCACTTTTTGAAAGTCAGCATTTTTCAACAACCTTAAAACGATGGTTTTATATCAATGCGGTTAAGTATCGTGATGGTTTTGTAATCGTGTTCGACGATATAACTGAAATTAAGGAAAACGAGATTGAACTGAAAGAAAGTAAAAACTTTATTGAGAAAATTGCCAATAATACACCTACAGGTATTATGGTGATCGATATAAATAATCTCAAACCTATTTACTGCAACAAAGAACTTCCACAAATATTAGGTGTTAATGAGCTAGATCTTTACAATGCTGATGAAAATGTTGTACGCTCAATAATCAACCCAGATAATCTTTCAAGTTTCGAAGATTATACAGGACGTTTATTTAATATCGCAGAAGGCCAGGTTGTAGAAAATGAATATCGATTTAAACATCGTTCGGGTGAATGGCGTTGGTTGTACTCTCGCCAGGTAGTTTTCAAAACAGATACGGAAGGTAACACAACACAGGTTTTAAGTGTAGTGCAAGATATAACTGAGCGAAAACTTAACCAGGCTAAAATTTTAAAGAGTGAACATAAATACCGTAGCTTATTTGAGCAGTCGCGTGATGTTATTTTCATTATTAACCGTGATGGCGATGTGATCGACATTAATCAATCAGCGGTAGGGCTATTAGGTAAAAGCCTTGGAGAATTGAAAGTATTAAACCTTAGTTCATTCTTTTACCTGAAAACTGACTGGCTAGATTTTCAGCAACAACTCACGCAACGTGGAAGTGTTTCCGATATGGAGGTTATACTCACCAAACCGGACGGTCAACGTATCTATGCATTAATCACTGCATCTGCTCAATATGATAACGAAGGTAGATCCATTTTCTTCCAGGGGATTATACATGACATAACGGATCTTAAGCGCACCGAACAAGCACGTTTATTATCTCAAAAATTAGATGCAACTGAACGGGTTGCACGCACAATTGCTCATGAAGTAAGAAATCCGTTAACCAATGTTAATCTTGCCCTCGAGCAGTTAAAACTGGAAATAAGTACCGATGACGATGCGTATGAATTTTACTTTGACATTATTCAGCGAAATTGCAAACGAATAAATGTGCTTATTACTCAATTATTGAATAGTACACGCGCTGAGTATCTTGAACTAAAAGACCGTGCCCTAAATAAACTCATTGATGAAACACTTGAATTAGCAATAGACCGTATTCAGCTTAATGAAATAAGGGTGATCAAAGAGTACATGACACCTGATTGTGAAATTGCTGTAGATGCCGAAAAAATTAAAATTGCCTTGTTAAATATCATTATTAATGCGATAGAAGCAATGGCTCCTCAAAAAGGAGTGCTAATCATCAAAACCACCTGCAATAACGATGATGCAATTATTGAGATTTCCGATAACGGAGTAGGTATTAAACAAGAAAATATCGGAAAACTATTTGAGCCTTTCTATACCGAAAAACAAAATGGAAGTGGTTTAGGATTAACCAGTACACAAAATATTATCCTTACACATGCCGGCACAATCGATGTGGAAAGTCAATTAGGGAAGGGCACCAAATTTACTGTGAAATTCAAGATATCGTAA